Proteins encoded within one genomic window of Acidiferrobacter thiooxydans:
- a CDS encoding type IV pilin protein, which produces MVAGMRYERRFASQQGLTLVEIMVVVAILAIIAAIAIPVYSHYIKDAKIGRAESNLVLLSTLMERYYQNNNAYPGTQTLVANAIPGWNPGNNPSPLFTYAIQNPDTGVCNVAAPSGPSYSLSATPTAASGLPPNEVFYLDSLNDRCEVLPNGTTVVGW; this is translated from the coding sequence ATGGTGGCAGGGATGCGGTACGAGCGGCGGTTCGCGTCGCAACAGGGTCTGACGCTCGTCGAGATCATGGTCGTGGTCGCCATCCTTGCCATCATCGCGGCGATCGCCATCCCCGTCTATTCGCATTACATCAAGGACGCCAAGATCGGGCGCGCCGAGAGCAATCTCGTCTTGCTGTCCACCCTCATGGAGCGTTATTACCAGAACAACAACGCCTACCCGGGCACCCAGACCCTGGTCGCCAACGCCATACCGGGCTGGAACCCCGGCAACAACCCAAGCCCGCTCTTCACCTACGCCATCCAGAACCCGGACACGGGGGTGTGCAACGTCGCTGCCCCCTCCGGCCCAAGCTACTCGTTGTCGGCCACGCCGACGGCGGCCTCGGGCTTGCCCCCCAACGAGGTCTTCTATCTGGACAGCCTGAATGACCGTTGCGAGGTGCTGCCCAATGGCACGACCGTGGTGGGGTGGTGA
- a CDS encoding prepilin-type N-terminal cleavage/methylation domain-containing protein, with amino-acid sequence MARPWWGGDMGGRYPDRPLSATRASRGLTLVELVVVLAIIAILLGAGFLGLLSWLGTDNVHVAQARVRTALQMTMASALTNPPASTTPYHNWSLQLITQGGQQYLYVCTGSHGGCAGNTKPSAGPVQIRVSVVPANVQLTINQSALTCLAFSPLGQPLLAATTPATASAGACYWPAAANGQWTFQARVTGGAAASDSYVF; translated from the coding sequence ATGGCACGACCGTGGTGGGGTGGTGACATGGGTGGCCGGTATCCGGATCGCCCGCTGAGCGCGACTCGCGCGAGCCGCGGCCTCACCCTGGTCGAGCTCGTGGTGGTGCTTGCGATCATCGCCATCCTGCTCGGCGCCGGCTTCCTGGGCCTCCTGTCATGGCTTGGGACAGACAATGTGCATGTCGCCCAGGCGCGCGTGCGCACGGCCCTGCAGATGACCATGGCCAGCGCCCTGACCAACCCGCCGGCGTCCACGACCCCTTATCACAACTGGTCTCTGCAGCTTATCACCCAAGGCGGCCAGCAGTACCTGTACGTCTGTACCGGGAGTCACGGCGGCTGCGCCGGCAATACCAAGCCCTCGGCGGGTCCCGTGCAGATCCGCGTGAGCGTGGTGCCGGCCAACGTCCAGCTCACCATCAACCAGTCGGCGCTCACCTGTCTCGCCTTCAGTCCGCTCGGTCAACCCCTGCTTGCGGCCACCACGCCGGCCACGGCGTCCGCCGGCGCTTGCTACTGGCCGGCGGCGGCCAACGGCCAATGGACCTTCCAGGCGCGCGTCACAGGTGGGGCCGCGGCGAGTGACAGCTATGTCTTCTAG